One genomic window of Cryptococcus neoformans var. neoformans JEC21 chromosome 13 sequence includes the following:
- a CDS encoding glycerol-1-phosphatase, putative, translating into MSKTTTTTTRAMLFDMDGTLLDSTPAVLATWEYFAKEYDLDLHQVLRTSHGVRTIDNMRKWCGIEDPIQLRDATETFESMIVTEAKQLQAAGKEGLIALPNVLPLLNKLNASPIPVWAIVTSATTVYASAALPTAGIPETPKLITGDDVRNGKPDPEPYLAGAKALDVDVKDCVVVEDAPSGIKSGVASGARVLAVCTSHTREQLENIGATWIVTDLSRVTFEIEGGRVKLTIDETP; encoded by the exons ATGTCCAAgaccaccaccactaccACCCGGGCCATGCTCTTCGACATGGACGGTACTCTTCTCG ACTCTACTCCCGCCGTGTTGGCCACTTGGGAGTATTTTGCCAAGGAGTATGATCTTGACCTTCACCAGGTTTTGCGTACTTCCCACGGAGTGAGAACTATTGACAACATGAGGAAATGGTGCGGAATCGAGGACCCTATCCAACTGAGG GATGCAACCGAGACCTTTGAGAGCATGATTGTCACCGAGGCCAAGCAACTGCAGGCTGCTGGCAAGGAAGGCCTTATCGCCCTTCCTAAtgtccttccccttctcaacaagctcaaCGCCTCCCCCATCCCTGTCTGGGCTATTGTCACCTCTGCAACCACTGTCTATGCCTCTGCTGCCTTGCCAACAGCTGGTATCCCCGAAACGCCCAAATTGATTACTGGTGATGATGTTCGTAATGGAAAGCCTGACCCAGAGCCTTATTTGGCGGGCGCCAAAGCTCTCGATGTGGATGTCAAAGATT GTGTTGTCGTAGAAGACGCCCCTTCAGGTATCAAGTCTGGTGTTGCTAGTGGCGCAAGGGTCTTGGCCGTCTGCACATCCCACACCAGAGAACAATTAGAAAATATCGGTGCCACCTGGATCGTGACTGACCTATCTCG AGTAACATTCGAGATTGAAGGCGGACGAGTGAAGTTGACCATCGACGAGACCCCTTAG
- a CDS encoding cardiolipin synthase, putative: MLSTTPRAFFIILDVAAHNLPFKLQTQAAHLRTKSRYAARQLSTLVEMKPRVLSKQSLRPASPRQLLRMENKMQGCKRYLISGKSKAVDAAAATSTHETSPETPLTKSDKEKSLTDLYESPYTIPNALTLARLLACPVLGYMIVQGDYAWATSILFASGVTDWLDGWLARRYNSFSVLGSILDPAADKALMTTLVGTLAWAGLLPVPLAILIVGRDVALSISAFYFRFISLPKPRTLRRYFDFSIPSAQVTPTKISKINTLLQLMLMGMTTISPLLSISLALPLQALQWTVAGTTIWSGLSYIGRSGVKILKQPAKGV, translated from the exons ATGCTTTCAACAACCCCCAGAGCCTTTTTTATAATACTAGATGTCGCCGCTCATAATCTACCCTTCAAGCTTCAGACTCAGGCGGCTCACTTGAGAACCAAGTCCCGTTATGCCGCGCGACAACTATCGACTTTGGTGGAAATGAAACCGAGGGTTTTGAGCAAGCAGTCACTCCGACCGGCGTCGCCGAGACAGCTGCTGCGTATGGAAAACAAGATGCAGGGATGCAAACGTTATCTCATTAGTGGAAAATCCAAAGCCGTTGATGCGGCCGCCGCCACATCCACT CATGAAACATCCCCGGAAACACCGTTAACGAAGTCTGATAAGGAAAAGAGCTTAACAGACCTCTATGAATCACCTTACACCATCCCGAACGCTCTCACATTAGCTCGATTACTCGCGTGTCCGGTCCTTGGCTACATGATCGTGCAAGGTGACTATGCATGGGCGACGAGTATCCTGTTTGCCAGTGGTGTAACGGACTGG TTGGACGGTTGGCTTGCGAGACGATACAATAGTTTCTCCGTTTTGGGATCCATTTTAGATCCAGCCGCCGATAAGGCGCTGATGACGACGTTGGTCGGTACACTGGCATGGGCCGGACTTCTTCCCG TACCTCTTGCAATCCTAATCGTTGGGCGAGATGTTGCACTCTCAATATCTGCTTTTTACTTCCGATTCATTTCTCTTCCGAAGCCT CGAACGTTGCGGCGGTACTTTGACTTCTCGATACCGTCGGCTCAAGTAACCCCGACAAAAATCAGCAAG ATAAATACTTTGCTTCAGCTTATGCTTATGGGAATGACCACaatttctcctcttctctccatttctCTTGCTTTACCGCTGCAAGCGCTTCA ATGGACCGTGGCTGGAACAACGATTTGGAGCGGGTTGAGTTACATTGGAAGATCTGGTGTCAAAATTCTGAAGCAACCAGCCAAGGGTGTTTAG
- a CDS encoding leucine-tRNA ligase, putative encodes MAASVNHNAPAGAVVVMEKTDKRDYLIDLEKTAQASWAEQHLFETNPPPLPEGVSSYSEFFASGKSMEEVHEKNPKWFGTFPYAYMNGSLHLGHAFTISKVEFAAGFERMRGKRVLFPVGYHATGMPIKAASDKLIREMEMFGEDFARYKEDEPEEVEPAAATAAPAKSLESTDPSKAKKGKLNAKSTGLTYQFQILELIGVPRDELKKFADPSHWLHYFPPIAKQDLSGLGARVDWRRQFITTDANLYYDSFVRWQMNKLYKQNRVKFGKRYTIYSPKDGQPCMDHDRASGEAVNPQEYTAVKMEVLEWGPTVPEGVKKAVEGRKVWMVAATLRPETMYGQTNCFVGPNLKYGLFEASDNELFLVTERSARNMAFQGIFDRPKGACNKVADIIGSDLLGTKVNPPFGLVKEVYVLPMEGVLATKGTGVVTSVPSDSPDDYRTLMDLRKKAEMYKIKPEWAAIDPIPVLRTPKYGDMAAEVLCTELKIQSQRDKDKLAEAKDLTYKEGFYNGVMTVGDFAGTPVSEAKPKVREQMIQAGLACPYAEPESEVISRSADVCVVALVDQWYLDYGEDGWKTQAFKLLNKLNTYQNETRHAFEGVLNWLNQWACARSYGLGSKLPWDPVWLIESLSDSTVYMSYYTVANLLHEDMFGKNPGPLGITPEQMTDEVWEYVLADGQLPADSPVDAEKAAQLKYHFNYFYPLDVRSSGKDLIPNHLTFWVYCHAALFPEKHWPKAVRANGHLMLNGKKMSKSTGNFLTMKEATKKYGSDAMRLTLADAGDDITDANFEETVANAAILRLHTCSSWAEEMKSTKDQLRTGEWNDFDRGFRAEMDALIKEAYGAFEQMEYKRALKAGLYDFENARNWYRMVSDPVNSGSGMHRDLVFAWLRAHVLLITPFTPHYSEHIWKNVLGETSSIQTALFPEPSGPIDPTVLEQTEYLRGVVDAIRSAEAQAGKKKGKKAAAAVYDPSKPKKVRMYVAKNFPEWQEKAIGVIKNQAWDGEKVDDVKLRKGLEEVGLMKDKKVMPFCQAFKRKLAVTGPSAFDRTLPFDELYSLKMLAPLIKSSLRFEEIDVLSVEEAREIIEKDGEKEGWAKEKIEVAEPAVPGVQFWNV; translated from the exons ATGGCCGCCAGCGTAAACCACAATGCGCCTGCCGGGGCTGTCGTGGTCATGGAAAAG ACCGACAAAAGAGACTACCTTATCGACCTCGAAAAGACTGCCCAGGCTTCTTGGGCCGAGCAGCACCTCTTTGAGACCAAcccccctcctcttcctgagGGTGTCAGCTCTTACTCTGAATTCTTCGCTTCCGGCAAGTCTATGGAGGAGGTTCACGAGAAAAACCCCAAATGGTTCGGTACTTTTCCTTACGCCTACATGAACGgttctctccatcttggTCACGCTTTCACCATCAGCAAGGTCGAGTTTGCCGCTGGTTTTGAGAGGATGCGTGGGAAGAGGGTCTTGTTCCCTGTTGGGTACCACGCCACTGGTATGCCTATCAAA GCCGCCTCTGACAAGCTTATCCGAGAAATGGAGATGTTCGGTGAGGACTTTGCTCGCtacaaggaggatgagccCGAGGAGGTTGAGCCCGCCGCTGCTACCGCTGCCCCCGCCAAGTCCCTCGAGTCTACCGATCCCtccaaggccaagaagggaAAGCTCAACGCCAAGTCAACCGGTCTCACCTACCAATTCCAAATCCTCGAGCTCATCGGTGTCCCCCGTGACGAACTCAAGAAGTTCGCTGATCCTTCCCACTGGCTCCACTATTTCCCTCCTATCGCTAAACAGGACTTGAGCGGTCTTGGCGCCAGGGTTGACTGGAGGAGGCAATTCATTACCA CCGACGCGAACCTCTACTACGACAGCTTCGTCCGATGGCAAATGAACAAGCTTTACAAGCAAAACCGTGTCAAGTTCGGCAAGCGATACACCATCTACTCCCCCAAAGACGGACAACCCTGCATGGACCATGACCGTGCCAGTGGTGAGGCTGTAAACCCTCAAGAATACACTGCTGTCAAGATGGAAGTGCTCGAATGGGGGCCTACTGTTCCTGAGGgggtgaagaaggccgTCGAAGGCAGGAAGGTTTGGATGGTTGCTGCTACGCTCCGACCTGAAACTATGTATGGTCAGACCAACTGTTTCGTTGGCCCCAACCTCAAATACGGACTCTTCGAGGCTTCCGACAATGAACTTTTCCTTGTTACTGAGCGATCAGCCCGTAACATGGCCTTCCAGGGTATCTTTGACCGACCCAAGGGCGCTTGCAACAAGGTTGCGGACATTATTGGTTCCGATTTGCTCGGTACCAAGGTCAACCCCCCTTTCGGTCTCGTCAAGGAAGTCTACGTCCTCCCCATGGAGGGTGTCCTTGCCACCAAG GGTACCGGTGTTGTTACTTCTGTCCCATCCGACTCCCCCGATGACTACCGAACCCTTATGGACCTCCGTAAGAAGGCCGAGATGTACAAAATTAAGCCCGAATGGGCTGCCATCGACCCCATTCCAGTACTCAGAACTCCCAAATACGGCGATATGGCCGCCGAGGTCCTCTGTACTGAGCTCAAGATTCAATCTCAGCGTGACAAGGACAAACTTGCCGAGGCCAAGGACCTTACTTACAAGGAGGGCTTCTACAACGGTGTCATGACCGTTGGTGACTTTGCGGGGACTCCTGTTAGTGAAGCCAAGCCCAAGGTCCGAGAGCAGATGATCCAGGCTGGTTTGGCTTGCCCTTACGCCGAACCCGAGAGTGAAGTCATCTCTCGAAGTGCCGACGTTTGTGTTGTTGCCCTTGTTGACCAATGGTACCTCGACTACGGAGAGGACGGCTGGAAGACTCAGGCTTTCAA GCTTCTCAATAAGCTCAACACTTACCAGAACGAGACCCGACACGCCTTTGAGGGTGTCCTCAATTGGCTCAACCAGTGGGCGTGCGCTCGATCTTACGGTCTCGGTTCTAAGCTCCCTTGGGATCCTGTCTGGCTTATCGAGTCTCTCTCCGACTCCACCGTCTACATGTCGTACTACACTGTCgccaacctcctccacgAAGACATGTTCGGCAAGAACCCCGGTCCGCTTGGTATTACCCCTGAGCAGATGACCGATGAGGTCTGGGAGTACGTCCTCGCTGACGGTCAGCTCCCTGCCGACAGCCCTGTCGATGCCGAGAAGGCCGCTCAGCTCAAGTACCATTTCAACTACTTTTACCCTCTCGACGTCAGATCTTCCGGCAAGGATCTTATCCCTAACCACTTGACGTTCTGGGTCTACTGCCACGCTGCTCTCTTCCCTGAGAAGCACTGGCCCAAGGCTGTCAGGGCCAACGGTCATTTGATGCTTaacggaaagaagatgtccAAGTCTACCGGTAACTTCTTGACCATGAAGGAGGCTACCAAGAAATACGGTTCCGACGCGATGAGGTTGACTCTCGCCGATGCCGGTGACGACATCACCGATGCCAA CTTCGAGGAGACTGTCGCCAACGCTGCCATTCTTCGACTTCACACCTGCTCCAGTTGGGccgaggagatgaagtCTACCAAGGACCAGCTCAGGACTGGTGAATGGAATGACTTTGACCGTGGCTTTAGGGCAGAGATGGATGCTCTCATCAAGGAGGCGTACGGCGCCTTTGAGCAAATGGAGTACAAGCGCGCCCTCAAAGCGGGTCTCTATGACTTTGAGAACGCTCGAAACTGGTACCGAATGGTGTCTGACCCCGTCAACAGCGGCTCCGGCATGCACCGCGACCTCGTCTTCGCCTGGCTTCGCGCCCatgtcctcctcatcaCACCCTTCACTCCCCACTATTCTGAGCACATCTGGAAGAACGTTCTTGGCGAGACTTCCTCCATCCAGACCGCTCTTTTCCCCGAGCCTTCAGGCCCTATCGACCCCACAGTCCTCGAGCAGACCGAGTACCTCCGTGGTGTCGTTGATGCTATCCGATCTGCCGAGGCGCAGGCTggtaagaagaaggggaagaaggctgctgctgccgtCTATGACCCTAGCAAGCCCAAGAAGGTCAGGATGTACGTTGCCAAAAACTTCCCTGAATGGCAAGAAAAGGCTATCGGTGTCATCAAGAACCAGGCCTGGGATGGTGAGAAAGTGGACGACGTTAAGCTCAGGAAGGGtttggaggaggttggTTTAatgaaggacaagaaggtcaTGCCTTTCTGCCAGGCTTTCAAG AGGAAACTTGCTGTTACCGGTCCCTCTGCCTTTGACCGAACTCTTCCCTTCGATGAGCTCTACTCTCTCAAGATGCTCGCCCCTCTCATCAAGTCTTCTCTCCGATTCGAGGAAATTGACGTGCTCAGTGTGGAGGAGGCTAGGGAGATcattgagaaggatggtgagaaggaaggatgggccaaggaaaagattgaGGTTGCCGAGCCCGCTGTCCCTGGTGTTCAGTTCTGGAACGTATAG